Below is a window of Lolium rigidum isolate FL_2022 unplaced genomic scaffold, APGP_CSIRO_Lrig_0.1 contig_68105_1, whole genome shotgun sequence DNA.
ggttagttccagaaaatgcacgaatatgacataaagtgtgcataaaacatgtagatattattaACTATATTAAAGCTAACCCACTTTGCTTAAATCTCAACAGTTTGGGTACTGTTCACGGTACCTTTTTATCCAACCAAATGTTGACGCGTTAGCGATTTACACTGTTGATGAGCCCTAGAATGCTGTTGATTCTCGCACGCCggttttttgtttccttttttcttttgtggCAATCCCGTGGTAACCGACGCATATCCGGTACCTATTCTATTGTTTCCGGTTACCTCCTTCCATAGCATGTTTTTTCCCCTTTCTATACCTCTGATTGCCGGTTTAATCGTGCATCAGCCCTACGCACCGCTTAccccgctctcctcttcttttgccAGTCCACGTCGACAGTATCCCGAACTCTCCACCGCTTTCCACGTCCCGCGACCGCTCTAGATTTCCACACCTCAAACGATTAATGGTGCTTGCGGCGGGGCATGCCGATCTGGCCGCGCGACCTCCGTGGGAGGCGAGGAGGCGAGTAGGAAGCGGCAAAGATGAACACGCCGGCCGACATTTACGGAGCCATATCTCCTCCACAACTCATCTCTCTCCCGGACCTCCCAGTCTTCCAAACCGACCCACGTCTCTCTCGCCCCCACGTGCTTTCTCCACCTCCTGCTCTTCCAAACTATCGGCTGGACAAGGGGCTGAGAAGCAGCGTGGCGGCAGTTCAGCGGCGGGGTTCGAGTGGAACAGAGCAAGCTGGATGTAACGAAACGGAGGACGTGGATGGATTTGATCGCGGGAGCCGGACGTGGTCATTGCTGGAGGCGGCAGTGCTGCACCCGTTCGACGGCTGCTGTCCAGGGCCGTGCGAGAGATCAACTAGGTCCTCCCTGACTCAGCCATGCAGTTCCATCAGCCTGGATGTGTACAAGCCAATTGCAATTTCTAGGGTTTCAGCGGCGGGTCGCTGGCGCTCAATAGCGATGATGCCGAGTGGATTGGGTAAGATTCGTTGCCTCTTCCCGTCCACGCAACACTCCTTATCAGATTCCCCTTTGTACCCGGTGAATTGAATGGTTTTCACCACTGCCATGTtatagggatatgttatacagcaTATGAAGATATATTATTGTCCATTATCTGCCACACAAGGTGTTTGTTTTCAGATTTTCTTCAAAGGTTAATTATTTCTGCCTTCTAGGAGTTCTAGATCGGCCAAACCATTCATTCCTTCCAAAGGAGACTGGAAGACTCAGGTCAAATACAACTACTATTTTCCTTAGCTAACCAAACCTTGAAGCACATTGTAAAATAGTTGTGTGTTATAGTTTCTGCACTGATACTACATAAGAACAGGGATGAGCAATACATGCCTGCATGCGAAGCACGTTACCAATTTGTTATATCTTTTAGTTCACTTTTGTCCTTATATGTATTACAAAAAGTTCTCAGAAATTACATGATTTCCTGTCCTTTTTTCTTGATATGTATTACAAGAAGCCCTCAGAAATTAACTGATTTCCTTGAACATGTGTACTAATATTTACATTTAAATGCAGAGAAGAAATATCATTGGGCATCAGTTTTTGGACTCACTTCCAGTACTAAAACTAAGTTAGTTAACATGCTGTTACCGCTTAGGTTATTGGATCCATGGAAACAATTGACAGGGAATATGCAAGCACACATATCATTGAGATATCTTTCCGTTGTTATTAGCTCACATGAAACTTAATGTCATAGCCCAACTTCTGAACTGTTTTGCAGCGCTACCGTCTTTGGTCGTTCCTCACACCCAGCTGCCTGTGCAGCTTTACTTATGGAGGTGTTAGCAATTTGATTATGGCGGACAACATTGGCGAGCAACCCTCGTGTAATTACAGTTGCACATGCCAAGACATTAGGGAGCAGGTCCAGTGGCAGCTACCGTTGCTTAAAAGCTCTTCCCAGCGGCAGGACTGTCGTCAGCAAGTTCTTTCACTGCAGATAGGAAATGGCTGCAAGCTGATTCGATCTGAGAGGTTACCTACTAAGACCTCCAGTACACCTATGAATTTGCATGAATAGCTTCACTGATTCCGTATGTCTTCCAGCTTTGTAATGCTATTTTGTAGTATGGGGTTTTCTTGACCGCTCTCAGCTTTGTAATGTTTAGTGACTTTCTAATTATTTTCCAACTCATAAGAGGatatttttctgaaatttgtgAGTTGTTTGTTTTATCTGGAAGCTTTTGAACAGAAATTAAAACCTTAACTGAACTAACATATAAAGAGGATTCAGAGGATTAAGGTCAGTTCCTTTTGCGATGGCTTCATTGATTTCTGCTAGCTCTGTTCACTAGATTCAGTAGTGTAgcacttttgttattttttttgcaATATAGATATTGACGTTGCATCTTCCGATATGTTTTCCACTCCTTTTTGGACTATACTAATAATGCAATAGGTCACTAGATGGACTACAAACTAGATATGCCATGCCTTATTGGTCAGTAATCATAGTACTATATCACTGATATCAGAGGCTACATCGTTAGTTTTGGTTACTAAATTAGAAATGTTACCACCTTTACCAGCAAGGGCACCGTGCATTCGCTTCTACTGTCTCTGTGTTGGTTCTGATGCGCCAGGGCAAGACCTTCACCTATGAGCTCACTGTCGGCGGCATGCAGTTACATGGGTCGGACTTGCTCGCTCTTCTCGATTCCTAGCTTTTTCTTTACGAGGTTCTTTACTCCGCATCTAGATTACTCTGAAAGCCTGACGTTCTGATCGTTTCGTTTTTTAACCAAGGAAATCATGACAAAAATTTATAAGTTGCTGCTGCTAAAATTTGGTAACCACTACTTAATTTTCATTCTCAAATTTTCTTTGTGATTGTTATTCATTCCAGGAAAAAATGCAAAAATGGATGAACTTTGTTTTCATACAGCCAGTATTTTTGTAGTAGTGATCCCTGTCCAAAAGACCACATGAATTATATGAAGGTATAGTGCTTTAGATCCTACTTTTAGGCTGTGACATGTAATACTGATTCTATGTGGCAGCACACAGACTTAGCCTTAGTGTACAGGAAAGGAAGTGGCTCAATCCCCTGTTACCTGTGTTGTGTGCTACGGGGAGGTACTTTGCTCTATCTTTTTTCTAGGAATGCATTCTGCTGGTGATGGATTTGAATAGCTCATTGAGACCCTTAATTTTGGCTGGCCGTAATATGCAGAATTATGGTTAGTCCCCTGTTAGATGTGCTTCTTTCTTCATGAATTTAGTGTGAGGAGATATGAATATCTTTCAACCTTTGTTCCCATTAAACCAGATTATTAGAGTACCTTTATTTTTGGTGGAAAATTGCAGGTTACTGTCTTTCCACTTCTATTGCTGCCAGGAATTCACCGTGTATGGCTCATGCCCTTCTGTCCAGAGCAAAAGATTTGGACCTGCCTGTAGATTTCCTCTACTTCTCGAGCCTGGAGGATTATTGTTCTCTACTTCTGGACCTGCCCTTAGTTTTCTAAGGCCAATGTGAGTGCTCTATTGTTTTTCTTATATCATACCATACTTAATATCTTACATGTGAACCTACACACTTGGTATATGCATACTATTGTTTACTTCGGTTTAAATCACCATATAATGGTTAAAAACGTTTTCTTCTCCCACAACTGTCGGAATTCCCAAGGCTCTACAGCGATGCCTTTCCTTCTTTCACAGTTGTTAAAATTCCCAATTTAAATTGGGGTTAAATCATTTTCATTTATTGATGTTTTTTTCAGGGAGCTTGGAAAAAGAATTTCTTGTGTCATTAAAACAGTCAGACATTCTGGCACTAAATTACCATCACTAGATTACTTGACAAGTAAAATTTATGAAGGCACCGAACAGTTTATACTGGTGGAAGAGTCTCTCTTCCTATTTATCCAGATTGTCCTTCCCCTTTGGCTGATCTACCTAGCTTTGATGGTGGTGCTGAATCAATTAGTGAGTATAATTCTAAATTTGCTTCTACATCTCTCGATGTTGATGTTCACAAAAACGTTAATGTTGGAAATGACAGATATGTTTTCAAATATATTTGGGGTACTTTGTCGTGAGATTCGTTCTTTGCTTCCTCCAAATGATAATCCtcttcctatgtttgaccaactgTATATTCATGATGCGGAATGAGAACCATAGAATGCATATATTTGTTACAGTTGATGCTGAAGGTGATCAGGCGTCTGCATCGAATGGACTACCATTGTCTTCATCCCGTGGTCGTC
It encodes the following:
- the LOC124682110 gene encoding uncharacterized protein LOC124682110 isoform X2, producing the protein MADNIGEQPSCNYSCTCQDIREQVQWQLPLLKSSSQRQDCRQQVLSLQIGNGCKLIRSERLLSFHFYCCQEFTVYGSCPSVQSKRFGPACRFPLLLEPGGLLFSTSGPALSFLRPMELGKRISCVIKTVRHSGTKLPSLDYLTSKIYEGTEQFILVEESLFLFIQIVLPLWLIYLALMVVLNQLLMLKVIRRLHRMDYHCLHPVVVGNGMRCRLMPSWMVILCVSDDVAVGRSRILL
- the LOC124682110 gene encoding uncharacterized protein LOC124682110 isoform X1, encoding MADNIGEQPSCNYSCTCQDIREQVQWQLPLLKSSSQRQDCRQQVLSLQIGNGCKLIRSERLLSFHFYCCQEFTVYGSCPSVQSKRFGPACRFPLLLEPGGLLFSTSGPALSFLRPMELGKRISCVIKTVRHSGTKLPSLDYLTSKIYEGTEQFILVEESLFLFIQIVLPLWLIYLALMVVLNQLICFQIYLGYFVVRFVLCFLQMIILFLCLTNCIFMMRNENHRMHIFVTVDAEGDQASASNGLPLSSSRGRRQWNEVQADAKLDGHSMR